From Corynebacterium aquatimens:
ACGCAGACGGGCGTTCTCGTTTGGATCTTCCAAAGCGAGGTTGCGGCGGCGTGCATCGTACACCAAGGTCGAGCCGATCAAAGCCAGCGCAGTGGTGGCCACCAGAACGGCGATGGCGATCCAGAAGGTGTGGTCCCAGATCCCGTCGGTAGCGCGGACGAACGCGTTACGTGCGTGGCTAATCGGGTGGAGCGGATTCGCGGCAGCCAACGGCGCAGGCAGGGTGGACAGCGGCCAGACCGCGTTGGCCACAACCAGACCGTAGATGTAGAAGGCCAGGTTGAACACCGAACCAACCAAGCGTCCGAAGGTGATGCGGAAGAACTGGTAGACGGACGTACCCATCGCGACGTTGAGCAGCAGGACCAGGATCATCGCTGGCCAATTGTCAGGGCGCCAGCCGACGGACGCGGAGATGAACGCAATCAGAGCAACCAGTGCCAGGTTGATACCAAACGCCGGAGCCCATGCCTTGATCACAGGACCGAAGGCGGTGCGGGAGTGGTCACGGCGACCAACAGCGTGCGGCAGAAGCATGTTCACAACTGCCATCAGCAGGAAGGAGATCACGATCAAACCCAGCATGGAGAAACCGCTGGAGAGCTCCTGAACCGTGGGGTTCTCCGGGTCGACGACTTCCTGGGTCGGGTGCAGGTTCGCTTCTTCGAAGACGATCGGCACTGCCATCTGGGTAGTGGATTCGTCCATCCTCTGCACCGTCGGTGCGCGCTTCGCACCCTCGCCCAGGGCGGTTGCCAGCTGGTTGGAACCATCCTTCAGCTGACCGATACCGTCGGTCAGCTGTACGCCACCTTCACGCAGCTGGCCGGTACCTTCCTTCAAACGCGTCGTACCATCGTGCAGTTGGAATGCACCGTCAGAAAGCTCACCGGTACCGGCGCGGAGTTCACCAGTACCCGCTTTAAGCTGCTGAGAACCGTCGATCAACTGGTTCAAACCATTGCGGTACGGCATGTTCGGATCCGCAAGGTTCGCGTGCAGTTCTGCAGTACCAGCCTTGAGGCGCTGGAGGTCGCTGACGATGTTTTCCGGGTTCGCCGGGTCAAGCTGGCCAACGATGCCCGCAACCTTGTCGGCTTCAGCATGCATGCCGACGGTACGCAGCAGATCAATGACCGGCTGCAGCTGGCCAACCGCACCCTGGACGTTCTGCAGAATCGGGATCAGCATACCGGTGAGCTGACCCACACCTTCGTCGATCTGGCGTGCACCGTCAGCAAGCTGGTCAGTACCGCCGGAGAGTTCAAGCAGACCGTTGGCAAGCTGGCCCGCACCGTCGTCAAGCTGGCCGGCACCGTCAGAGAGTCGAATCACACCGTCTTGCAGCTGCCCAGTACCGTCGTTAAGCTCCCCGGCTCCGTCGTCAAGCTGATTGATGCCATCAACCGCTTGACCCGCGCCCTCCTGGAGCTGGCCAACACCGTCATCCAGCTGCTTAGAGCCGTCAGCCGCCTGCTTGATACCGTCACCCAGCTCATTCAGGCCGCCGAGGACCTGCTCAGCGTACGTCTTGGTCACCTCGACCGCGACCTCATTCTGGATCTGCGGGACCAGACCAGAGGTAAGAATCGCACCGTTGGTGCCGTTGTAGTCGTTGAAGTCGAAGAGGATCTTTGCTTGCGCCGGATCCTCATCGATCACGGTGACCACGTTTTTAGAGAAGTCCTCCGGGATCGTGATGGTGAACAGGTACTTGCCCTTGAGCAAACCGTCAGACGCCTGCTTCGCGTCAACCTCGGTGACGTTGAGGTAATCGCGGCTGGTCAGACCTTCGACGACGTTCTTACCAAAGTTCTCCTCGCCCTCGCCCTGGTCAACGCCCTTGTCCTCATTCACGATGGCCAGACGCGTGTTGGGCACGGAACCCGTCGGGTCCCACATGGACCACATGTAGATTCCCGTGAACAACAGCGGAAGAACCAGCAAAAGAACAATAAGGGTGCGCGCGAACGGCGACAGTGGGCGCCAGTTCAGCGCCTTTGCAATCGGCCCGTGGAAACGCGGTTTCGTCTGATCATCCGCGTAGTCGTATTGGTACTCCGGATCATAATCGTTGGCTGAAATGCTAGTGCTCAACGCCGACCTCTTTCTGCTGGTGTTTCTGCTCACGGCAACGCACGCACGTCTTCACGGCATGCGAAAACGATTTGCGAAAACGAATTGCTTTGTACGGAAATATAACCGTTTTTGTCTGGGAAGTCATAAAGTTGACGCACTTTTTTCCGACTTTTTTAAACTCTTACTCAGGTTTCTGGCATTTCACTGGACACGCGAATCCACCAATGACCCGTTAGGCTTCGCCTTATGGATTTCCCCGTCGCGCTTGCGGACTCCCTCCTCACCGTCATCATTGCCACCGTGGTGATCTTGGCTGTTGGATGGTTCGCCTACGCCGGATACGTCATCTACCGCGGCAAAGACACCGACACGAACGGCACAAAGCCCAAAAACGGATACGCCGACTACGGCTACAGCTACGGCGTCGCGGATTCATACGACGACATTCCAACCGGGGCCGCCTACGCCGGGACCGACAGCTCTTCGAGCACAACCGGCACATACACAGACGCCGACTCCGCAAGCACCGCCAACACCGCCAGCACCGACACCAGCGCGGCGCGCGAGCAGGGAACCATCAGCACCAGCGCGATCGTCGGGATTATCGCTGGAGGTTTCGGCCTTCTCGCGACAATCATCGCTGCCATTGTCATTGTGGCGCTGTAACTTTCACACTTCCCAGCGCACGTCGGAGGGGTCTTTATCTTCGCGCCACCCGCGCCACACTGCGTGTCGGACGCTTCCACCTCTGGTGCGGCCGGTGACGGCGACTTCTCCCACGAGCTTCGGCGTCACCCACCACGCGTCCGCCGCGTCCGCCGCCGGCACCTCTACCGGTGGGGTTGCGCGTTTGATTCTGCGAAGACGTTTCTCTATCTCCTCCAGCTGCCGCGCGCTAAAACCCGTCCCTACCCGGCCTGCGTAGATGAGCTCCCCATCGTCGTTAGGCACGGCGAGCAGAAGCGAACCGATCCCGCCGCTGCGCCCGCCTTTGCCCTCGCGCGCGCCGATGACCACCACCTCTTGGTGGTGCTGAAACTTCATCTTCAGCCACGCGCGCCCGCGCTGCCCCGGCAGGTACACCGAATCCGCGCGCTTCGCCACGATGCCTTCGAGTCCCAGCTCACGGCTCACGGTCACCGCGTTGTCTAACGCCCCGCTATACGACGGCGGCACCGCAACCACGTCACCACTTTTCAGCACGGAGCCCAACACGTCGCGCCTCTCCGCATAGGGCGTCCGCAGCAGTGACCGCACCTGTGCCTCACTCGCCCCCGGCGCGCCAAGCTGCAACACGTCGAAAACCATGTAGCGCAGCTCCGCATCAAAATCCTCACCATCACGGTCGCCCTTCGCCACCGCCTGCAGCAGCCCAAAGTTCGGCCGCCCGCGTTCATCGAGCGCCACTATCTCGCCGTCGAAAATCGCGCCGCCACGCTCCACCGCCTCCCCATCCAGAAGGCCCGTCAGCTCCGCGACCTCAGGAAAAACGGCCGTATAATCTTTCCCGTTCCTGCTGGCCAGCGCCACCCCATCCGTGCCAACACCAGCGAGCATGCGGTAGCCGTCCCACTTCATCTCAAACGCCCACGTCTCCCCCTCCCGCCTGCCGCGCTGAACGTCGGCCTCGGTGCCCGCGCGCGCCAGCATCGGTTCGGGCAGATGCTCAATGCTTATCGACGACCGTGAGGCGGCCTTCGCCGCCTCACGAGAAGAACCTTCGGCGGGATTCGCCGCCTCACGACGAGGGCCCGCTTGCGGGGCGTCGCCAGACGCCACGCTCTGGTCTTTCATGAACTTGATCAGCCAGTTCGCGTCGTCTTTTGTGGAGTTGTCCTTATTGGACCGGATTAGGGCGAAGCGTCGGGGGATGCCGCCGAGGCCGCCGTCGGCGCGGCCGTGGAGGACGGCGATGACCTCTTTGCCTTCGCGCCACTTCTCGCGGGTGTAGGTGCCGGAGTCCCAGATCTTTACCTCCCCGGCGCCGTATTCTCCCTTGGCGATGGTGCCTTCGAACTCGGCGTACTCGATGGGGTGGTCTTCGGTTTGTACGGCCAGGCGGGTCAGATCAGGGTCAAGCGGCGGGCCTTTCGGGATGGCCCAGGAGACTAAAACGTCGGAGTGTTCTAACCGAAAATCCCAGTGCAGGTGGGAAGCGTGGTGTTCTTGGATGACAAAGATCGGTGCGCTGCCATGGTTGTCGCGGCTGTCGCGGCGGCCGGGCCGTGACAGTGGTACGGGTTCGGCGGTTTTGGAGGGATCGCGCATGGAGCGGTACGTCGATAAGCGATCGGGCTCCTCAAAGCCCAGGGATGCGATGGGGTCGCAGCCGTCCTCGACGCGCGCGATGACCTCGTCGAAGGTGAGGTGACGCAGGTCAGCAGCAGCGAGCTCCTCCCACGTGCGTGGTGCGGCGACGGTGGGGCGGTCCTTGCCCCGCAGCGAATAGGGTGCAATCGTGGTCTTTTTGCCGTTGTTCTGGCTCCAGTCAATGAAGACTTTCCCGGCGCGCTCAGACTTTTTCATCACAGACGTGACCTCGTCCGGGTGGTCGGCTTCCAGCGCTTTGGCCAGTTCGTGGGCGACAGCGGCAACCTGCTCCGCGGTGTGCGAGCCATCGAGCCCGGCATAAAGATGGATCCCCTTCGAACCAGAGGTCACGGGCACGCAGGCCATCCCCATGTCTTCGACGATGTCCCGGCACCACCGCGCGACCTTCGCGCAGTCGGTGAGGCTCACTCCCTCACCCGGGTCGAGGTCAAAAACCATGCGGTCGGGGTTCGCGGGTGTGCCGTCGCTGTTAAAGCGCCACTGCGGGGTGTGCAGTTCTAAGGCTGCGACCTGGGCGAACCAGGCCAGCGTGGCGGCGTCGGTGCCAGCTTCGGCGCCGCTGCCGGAAAGCAGCGGGTAGGTGTTGGTGCCGGATTTATGGGAGATGTCGGCGCGCGCGATCCACTCCGGCGCGGAGTCCTCCAGATCCTTGCGGAAAAACGGCTCCGAGCCCACTCCGTCGGGCCACCGTTTGCGGGTCACCGGCCGGCCAGCGACCTGCGGGACCAATATGCCCGCCACCGCAAGGTAGTAGTGCATCACCTCGGCTTTTGTCACCGCGTCATGGCCGTCGGTGGCCGGGTAAATCACCTTGT
This genomic window contains:
- a CDS encoding ATP-dependent DNA ligase, which gives rise to MAGKKFEVGGHALTVSNLDKVIYPATDGHDAVTKAEVMHYYLAVAGILVPQVAGRPVTRKRWPDGVGSEPFFRKDLEDSAPEWIARADISHKSGTNTYPLLSGSGAEAGTDAATLAWFAQVAALELHTPQWRFNSDGTPANPDRMVFDLDPGEGVSLTDCAKVARWCRDIVEDMGMACVPVTSGSKGIHLYAGLDGSHTAEQVAAVAHELAKALEADHPDEVTSVMKKSERAGKVFIDWSQNNGKKTTIAPYSLRGKDRPTVAAPRTWEELAAADLRHLTFDEVIARVEDGCDPIASLGFEEPDRLSTYRSMRDPSKTAEPVPLSRPGRRDSRDNHGSAPIFVIQEHHASHLHWDFRLEHSDVLVSWAIPKGPPLDPDLTRLAVQTEDHPIEYAEFEGTIAKGEYGAGEVKIWDSGTYTREKWREGKEVIAVLHGRADGGLGGIPRRFALIRSNKDNSTKDDANWLIKFMKDQSVASGDAPQAGPRREAANPAEGSSREAAKAASRSSISIEHLPEPMLARAGTEADVQRGRREGETWAFEMKWDGYRMLAGVGTDGVALASRNGKDYTAVFPEVAELTGLLDGEAVERGGAIFDGEIVALDERGRPNFGLLQAVAKGDRDGEDFDAELRYMVFDVLQLGAPGASEAQVRSLLRTPYAERRDVLGSVLKSGDVVAVPPSYSGALDNAVTVSRELGLEGIVAKRADSVYLPGQRGRAWLKMKFQHHQEVVVIGAREGKGGRSGGIGSLLLAVPNDDGELIYAGRVGTGFSARQLEEIEKRLRRIKRATPPVEVPAADAADAWWVTPKLVGEVAVTGRTRGGSVRHAVWRGWREDKDPSDVRWEV
- a CDS encoding YhgE/Pip domain-containing protein, which produces MSTSISANDYDPEYQYDYADDQTKPRFHGPIAKALNWRPLSPFARTLIVLLLVLPLLFTGIYMWSMWDPTGSVPNTRLAIVNEDKGVDQGEGEENFGKNVVEGLTSRDYLNVTEVDAKQASDGLLKGKYLFTITIPEDFSKNVVTVIDEDPAQAKILFDFNDYNGTNGAILTSGLVPQIQNEVAVEVTKTYAEQVLGGLNELGDGIKQAADGSKQLDDGVGQLQEGAGQAVDGINQLDDGAGELNDGTGQLQDGVIRLSDGAGQLDDGAGQLANGLLELSGGTDQLADGARQIDEGVGQLTGMLIPILQNVQGAVGQLQPVIDLLRTVGMHAEADKVAGIVGQLDPANPENIVSDLQRLKAGTAELHANLADPNMPYRNGLNQLIDGSQQLKAGTGELRAGTGELSDGAFQLHDGTTRLKEGTGQLREGGVQLTDGIGQLKDGSNQLATALGEGAKRAPTVQRMDESTTQMAVPIVFEEANLHPTQEVVDPENPTVQELSSGFSMLGLIVISFLLMAVVNMLLPHAVGRRDHSRTAFGPVIKAWAPAFGINLALVALIAFISASVGWRPDNWPAMILVLLLNVAMGTSVYQFFRITFGRLVGSVFNLAFYIYGLVVANAVWPLSTLPAPLAAANPLHPISHARNAFVRATDGIWDHTFWIAIAVLVATTALALIGSTLVYDARRRNLALEDPNENARLRAERAAEQRALANNQYEEHYV